The genome window GAAATGTGACGTTCCTGAGCTCTGTGGGTGCAGTGTTCCAGTTGTGTGCAGCTTGACTGGAAAACGCTGACTTTCTCTGTGGTATTTAACCAAGATAAAACTGAGGTTCTTGTTATTGGAGCAAAAACTGAAAGAGAAAAGCTATCTGACCATCTAAAATCATTTGTATTAAAACCCAAAGAACATGTAAAAAACCTTGGTATTATAATTGATCTGGATCTTAACTTTGACCACCACATTAAAAACGTAATTAAAGTGTCATTTTATCACCTAAGGAACATTGCCAAAGTCAGACTGTTTCTCTCCCAAGCAGATACAGAAAAATTgattcatgcttttatctccagCAGACTGGACTATTGCAATGCTCTTCTGTCTGGTTTGTCCATTTCTAAGTTACAACTtgtgcaaaatgcagcagcacgtgttctgactaaaaacagacagagggcacacatcactccagttttaAAATCACCATAttgtaaggatagaccgatacatcggccggccgatatatcgggccgatatttgagttttttatttgtatcggcatcggccgatacgcgcgtgggttcgcgaatttatttttccctggcatgatttacaaaCTGGCATCCACGGGCaactctgtgttgccggaagaccctgcagcgcacatgcagcgaatcctactgtgtacagtagttgttgttttatttatgcttcagcttaaatatttgtttattttataaagacattactggaagatttaagagcactgaactcttttttttatttgaatgtataataataataataataatattctacctgttctacctcaactttccatcttgttttagtattttttactgttcaataaatgtttcttattttaaatttgagacctgtaatatttgttatcatggtgtcatttttttgatgtaaattgagggagcaaaagcagtatcggccccaaatatcggctcaagaaaatcagcagtccataatcggtcattgGCTAAGGGTGatgaaaaaaatcggtatcggcatcggccctaaaaaatccatatcggtctatccctactaTATTGGTTACCTGTCAGTCaaagaatacattttaaaattattttattggtttttaaagctctaaatggCCTGGTCCCATCAGACtcaaatcaattaattgttcTGAAGGTTACAACAAAAAGGCATGGAGAGGCAGCCTTTGCTTATTATGGCCCTAAACTCTGGAACAGTCTACCTGAAGGTCTTAGGACCTCTAAATCTGTTGAAACTTTCATGCAATATCTTAAGACACACCTTTTCACCGTGGCTTTCTcttgaaaagtgtttttatgtATTAATGCTGTTACCAGGCATTCTTTTATTCAtgctttgattttgttttttatttctaacaAATGTCATGATTGTCTTTTCTGTTCAGCACTTTGTAATGCATTTTATGCATGaattgtgctatataaataaagtattatttagtattattattattattttacaattcCTTTCTGGAAGCAGATCTGGTAGATGAATTCTGCTattgttaaataaattaattgagTGGAGGGGGTGTCAGGCCATGAAGAATTTTATATACAAGTAAAATATTGTCAaatttgatcatatttttgTTGAAATTTTACGATGATGGTATGAATTTGACTGTTTATCCAATGTTTAACACCTGTTTGTTCAGTCTTTCTACTGGTTTTATTGTAGTTTTGCCtgcttgaggcagtaattcatgtgtgaaaaaaatcattgcACTGAAGTACAACTTTGAGGCCTCTGTCTTAAGAGTGGCGGCTGATGTAGTCTAAAATTTGCCAAATTGAATTTGACTCTGTTCCGCTTCCAACTAAGGCTACAGCCAGGctgtttttattgctttgtaAATGGTAATGGTagtattcatgtttttgtgtctcctccttATATATCCAAGTTGACCTATGACATGTTTTTCTGATTATTCCATTCATTGTTCAGTCtataaaatgtttgaaaactgTGACAAACACCTGCCATCGAAGTCTCAGCTAACGTGATGTcttaaaatgacttgttttgtcCGACCAGCAGTCCAAAACCAAACGTTATTTAATTTACAGTGAAATATAACAGAGAAACACTGCCTATCTTCACATTTGAGATGCTGGTGCCAAAGAGTGTTTGGCATTCTTGCTTGATGGATAACTAAATAATCAATTgtcaaaactgaaaacagaattttGCCTACTATACCCTAGTAGATTTTGAAAAGACTTAAGTCTGACActctctcacatctaaagacaatgttAGGCTTAAGTCACACATaataagattttgcaaagaagaaactgtatttgtgtgcaaactttacattttggaatTTTTGCCTCAACTCACACCAGCCTCCACTGAATAACTGTGGTGTTTTAGCTGGGGGAGTCCGTGGGAATGAGAGACAAACAGGTTCAAAAGTTCAGACTTCTAACTAAATtaagtgctggttggtggatcagatatgCACCAAATTAAACACAGACACTTGGTCACTCCACAACTCCCCATTGCTTCTTGTTCAAGAAGTCATTTGGTATAAGGCTGGCTTAATTTCATTCATTGTTGTTTCAGCCCTTGTTACTGGTCACACCTGTTTGTGCCTCATTTGTTCAGGAGTATTTGTTTACACTTCACTTAAGAATTGCAGTCAGTCTTTTTGATTCTGTAGGTTTTAATATCTTACAAACCTCTTTTGGCAGAGATTATGTAGCCCGTATAGGTCTGGGGGTCGTCCTCAACCTGACTCGACATCAGGAAGATGCACAGCTGGCTCGCAGCGTCTCTGGAATCCTGGAGCACATGTTCAAACACACCGAGGAGACGTCTGTCCAACTCATCTCTAACGGAGCCCTGGATGCCCTCCTCTACTGGTGCCGAGGCACAGATCCCACTGTGCTGCGCCACTGCGCTGTGGCGCTGGCAAACTGTGCCATGTACGGAGGCCACCGCTGCCAGCGATGGATGATTGAGAAACAGGCGGCTGAGTGGCTTTTCCCACTGGCCTTTTCCAAAGAGGATGAACTCATTCGCTTCCATGCGTGTCTGGCTGTGACTGTGCTAGCTGCAAACCGCGAAATCGAGAAAGAGGTAGTGAAATCTGGAACCTTGGAGCTGGTGGAGCCATTCATCGCGTCTTTGGATCCGGATGACTTCGCCCGCAGTTTACTGGACAGTGCAGACTGCATGCAGGGGAAGACAGCGGCTGATCTGCAGCATCTTTTGCCTTTACTGGATGGCACAAGACTGGAGGGAAAGTGTATTGCGGCCTTTTACCTTTGTGTTGAGACCAGCATCAAGTCTCGTCAGCGCAACACCAAGGTACAATCACTCATTTTCCATGCAGCTCAAAATTTTAAGTACTACTGTCTGGTTGCTTTGTTGTGACTGAGTTTTAATGTGTTTCCTTCAAGATATTCCAAGAGATCGGCGCGGTGCAGAGCCTAAAAAGAATTGTGATGTACTCCAGTAATGGCACAGCCTGTTCCCTTGCCAAGCGGGCACTGAGCATGATGGGGGAGGAAGTGCCCAAACGTATCCTGTCATGTGTGCCCAACTGGAAAACCTGTGAAGTGCAGACGTGGCTGCAGCAGGTTGGCTTCAGTGCCTATTGTGACCGATTCCAGGTGTGTTTAACACTTTTAATAACTAACACAGAGATAGATATGTGCATAAAGATCCAGCTACCAAACAACATGTCTGACATTTCTCACTCTCTTACTGCACAGGAGCTCCAGGTGGATGGAGACCTGCTGCTGAACATCACAGACGAGGAGCTGAGAGCCGATCTGGGAATGACTGCAGGCCTCACTCGCAAGAGGCAAGTGGTACAAAGCTCTTCAGCACATGAGCAATGTGACACCAGTCTAACTATCTGTTCTGTCTCATCCTGCAGGTTTCTGAGAGACTTGCGTGTGTTGAAGACTTACGCCAACTACTCCACATGTGACCCAAACAACATGGCTGACTGGTTAGTAGATGTGGACCCTCGTTTCCGTCAGTACACCTACGGCCTGGTCCAGTCAGGAGTGGATCGCAACAATGTCCAGAACCTAAACGATGTGCAGCTCCAGCAAGACTGCCACATATACAACGGAGTCCACAGAGCCAAAATACTCTCTGCCATGCGCAGGCCTCTAAAACCATGCCACACCGACGCCCAGCCTACAGGGCCTGACGTGTTCATCAGCTACCGTCGGACCACTGGCTCCCAGCTGGCCAGGTCAGAACTGAAACAGGATTagtgtgaaaataaaatggGTTAAATTAGATTCACTGCATTTTCACTGACTTTCTCATGTCTGCCCTGTCCCAAGCCTCTTGAAGGTGCACCTGCAGGTTCGAGGATACAGCGTGTTCATAGATGTGGAGAAGCTGGAGGCCGGTAAATTCGAGGACAAACTGATCCAGAGTGTACAGCGGGCACGCAACTTCATCCTGGTTCTCTCTGCCAATGCGCTCGACAAGTGCATGGGTGACACTGACATGAAGGATTGGGTGCATAAGGTCAGACATCTTCCATTGTCTGCATGTGAAGGACTCCATGTAGAGATGTTAGCTCTCATTAAAACATTAACTCCACTGTACTTTAAGCCTTTGTTGAGATAGTCTACATTTATACTGATGCAACAGCTGTTTGTGTAATCGTAGCCCTGTCGCATTCATACACTCTGTCTGAGCTGTCCGTTCAAATTACCTATCACATTTATATATTGTAGCTCAAACAAGTGATAAGATGTTTTCAATCTGTGCTGTAACAAGTCTGGCTCTTTTAGTATTTTGTAGACTCATTGGAACTGTCATCCATTTTGCAGGAGATTGTTACAGCCCTGGCTGGTAAGAAGAACATAGTTCCTGTCACAGATAATTTCCTGTGGCCTGACCCCATGTCTCTGCCAGAGGACATGAGGGCCATCCTCAACTTCAACGGCATCAAGTGAGTCGCTGTACGCTCTAAAAACCCAAATAAACCACTGTGAAAAATGGGTTGTTATTGGttggcacagctgtgtaactaGGACAGTTTCACATTGCTGACCACATGGTTGTGTGGTGTACATACCCACGGTTAGCTTTAATTAGGAAGGGAAATCCCTTTCTCTTCAGGTTTAACGGCTGATTTAGTTTGATGTGTGGTTGTGTATCAACTACACATGCTCATGCTgacattattaatattttaaagcCTCTTGTATttcttaaatgaataatttatgaATACAAGGGTTAAATTTTTATCATTTGTGATCCGTGTTTAGCAGATCTGTGATACATCCCTTAGAGACAGTGGATTTCATCAAACGCCTGTTGCCTTTTTCTTGACACAGATGGTCCCATGAATATCAGGAGGCCACCATCGAGAAGATCCTACGCTTTCTGAAAGGACACAATGACCAAATCGACAGCGCAGATGCCTCAAAAGCGCAGAAGAAGAAATAAACCGACATGAACAGTTTGATCTCACCTATAATGACTTCAAATGATGCCAAATTCCACATGGCCTATGGTGAACAGGCCGGCAGCTTTCCCTGCTCTGCCCCAGTGCATGTGAAATGAATCTGATTGTGTTTATCTTACATGCTCAAAGAAAGACCTAATATACTGCAAACATTAAGAGGAGATTGAAAGGGGATTTCAGATTGTATACAATAAACTGTTAGCCTTTAATGATAGTACCCTCATACTGCTGTACATGTGTAATCAGGTACCGTACACGCCTTCTGTCTCTCAGGAAAATAACTGTGATAGATCAGCCGTCAGTGGTACCCCAGCAAAATCATCAATAGCAATTCACTAATCACTAACATTATATGCAATCAGCTTCCGTTTAactcatactgtacattcacaGGACCAAAGCatatttgtgtttaatgttCGGGTTGATGCATTGGATTGTTCATGATGAGAGTTTCCACGGTGGCATAATCTAAACCGAAGGAATGACATATTGTACAGAAATAATCGAGCTAcatgctgcagagctgcaccCCTTATTTAACCAAATAAAGATCGAAGGAGTGTACAGGCAACGACAAATACCCATGTAGTATTAAATGTTTTCTTCCTTCTGTATAATTAACTTTGAATTGACGTATATGAACTTACAGAAgtcaaaaatgcaaatgaaaatgaCTCCATCTGTGTTACAGTGTCTTGTCGACTGCCATTAAAACATAGTGTGTTACATTAAACTTCCATTTAAGATTGCTGACTTGAGGTTTCTTTGTTATCAGTGTTATCTGCTTTCCTTGCTTCCTTAGTGTATCTAATGGAAACTAAAAGAAATCCAGCAATATACAAGACACACTGAGGTTTGTAAAAATATTAAAGGTGACAGGCAGATTACGTCTGCACCTGTGCACCTGCGTACATCACAAATTAggtaaaaaaaacctttgtgaTAAATATGTGATGAAGCATTTCTTCTTTCTCAAAGCAGTCATCAAGATGTGTTGATCACATATTGTCCTGTTAAATTACAGCCTGAATGCTACAGCTGTTCTGCAGGGCTTTTGTCTGACCTTACCTTTATATTGTTCAGCTCCAATGTCCCTCTCAAACCTTttattaaagatatactatgcaggattttcctaaaaacaataaatagacTCATacagtggtgtatttttctgcagtggTTCTGCCCTCTGACGGTATTTTCTAATCTTCTTCTTATTTTATGTGTTCTGGATGGACAGGACTCAGGTGAGGCTGGGGCTTCATAAAAAGGAAGTGAACAGGtgtcagactgtaagcagcaggcatccaagagacacagtgcagaaaaaaaaataaatatagcgACGTGAATCACCACACAAGAGTAAATCTGGggctggcttttactttcagtgGCAAGCGTGTttgcaaacagtaactgacaatcctgcataatatatcactaaacatgttttgtgtaatttcattttttatcatcATGTTTTTTAAAGTTCTCAGTGTGAAACAAAAAAGGACGGTAGAGGAGATACCCACGCACCaatgcaactgggctggacagccacaaaaaaggtCCAAatgctgagatcaatgcaaaaaaatagTCAATTTATTTAGGGCATTCGTGCGCAAAAAGAAGGCTGCTCTTTCTGTCCTTTCTTGTTTGTCTATTGTACCGACGCAACCAAGACAACCTTTCTGTTGCCCTAGTAGgcacagtttcacagcagctctAAGTCTCAGTGTGACAAACAtggttgaaaataaaa of Epinephelus lanceolatus isolate andai-2023 chromosome 4, ASM4190304v1, whole genome shotgun sequence contains these proteins:
- the sarm1 gene encoding NAD(+) hydrolase SARM1; translated protein: MLLSLTLFLLRLYRHFSTMFSSDRLTVPEYVSRLQRGRGGSGSDPKAVSPGINADVQAVLDSALPALRSAIRRLKSAKETSDSDDTRRAIAELYQLVEEAWVLPTVGRQVAEEICNRIRLDGGLELLLQLQQTPAVEITYESAKLLEQILISENRDYVARIGLGVVLNLTRHQEDAQLARSVSGILEHMFKHTEETSVQLISNGALDALLYWCRGTDPTVLRHCAVALANCAMYGGHRCQRWMIEKQAAEWLFPLAFSKEDELIRFHACLAVTVLAANREIEKEVVKSGTLELVEPFIASLDPDDFARSLLDSADCMQGKTAADLQHLLPLLDGTRLEGKCIAAFYLCVETSIKSRQRNTKIFQEIGAVQSLKRIVMYSSNGTACSLAKRALSMMGEEVPKRILSCVPNWKTCEVQTWLQQVGFSAYCDRFQELQVDGDLLLNITDEELRADLGMTAGLTRKRFLRDLRVLKTYANYSTCDPNNMADWLVDVDPRFRQYTYGLVQSGVDRNNVQNLNDVQLQQDCHIYNGVHRAKILSAMRRPLKPCHTDAQPTGPDVFISYRRTTGSQLASLLKVHLQVRGYSVFIDVEKLEAGKFEDKLIQSVQRARNFILVLSANALDKCMGDTDMKDWVHKEIVTALAGKKNIVPVTDNFLWPDPMSLPEDMRAILNFNGIKWSHEYQEATIEKILRFLKGHNDQIDSADASKAQKKK